From Tiliqua scincoides isolate rTilSci1 chromosome 2, rTilSci1.hap2, whole genome shotgun sequence, the proteins below share one genomic window:
- the LOC136638683 gene encoding olfactory receptor 1f45-like — translation MASENQTSHPDFILLGLSSQPEQEHILLAVFLTLYLLNLLGNLLIILLIRSDAQLHQSPMYFFLSHLSFVDVCFTSTTIPKMLHNLHTGHKNIAHAGCMAQMYFFVAFAITENFLLGSMALDRFVAICQPLHYHTVMSPTRCHLMVFVAWLLAHLHSLMHTILMSRLSFCDHLQIHHFFCDFQPLVVMACSEKTLSEMLSFFEGGVIIIGNFILILISYILIVRAVFQVPSAQGRRKAFQTCASHLIVVTLFYGSAIGVYFRPLSTYSGDKDKVTTVMYTVVTPMLNPIIYSLRNADMKAALRKGMEKLRKALGKPRDAKL, via the coding sequence ATGGCAAGTGAGAATCAGACCAGCCACCCTGATTTTATCCTGCTGGGTTTGTCCAGTCAGCCAGAGCAGGAACACATCCTCTTGGCTGTGTTCCTCACTCTCTACTTGCTGAACCTCCTTGGGAACCTATTGATCATCCTTCTGATCCGTTCCGATGCCCAGCTTCATCAgtctcccatgtacttctttctcAGTCATCTCTCATTTGTGGATGTTTGCTTCACTTCAACCACAATTCCCAAGATGTTGCACAATCTTCACACGGGCCACAAGAACATTGCGCATGCAGGCTGCATGGCCCAGATGTATTTCTTTGTGGCCTTTGCCATCACTGAGAACTTCCTCCTGGGTTCCATGGCCTTGGACCGCTTTGTGGCCATCTGCCAGCCCTTACACTATCATACAGTGATGAGCCCAACACGATGCCACCTCATGGTGTTTGTTGCTTGGCTGCTGGCTCACCTCCACTCTTTGATGCACACAATCCTGATGTCTCGGCTTTCCTTCTGTGACCACCTTCAGATCCACCATTTCTTTTGTGACTTCCAGCCCTTGGTGGTAATGGCTTGCTCTGAGAAGACCCTTAGTGAGATGTTGAGCTTCTTTGAAGGTGGGGTGATCATCATTGGCAacttcatcctcatcctcatctccTACATTCTCATTGTCCGGGCTGTGTTTCAAGTGCCCTCTGCCCAAGGTAGGAGGAAGGCTTTCCAAACTTGTGCTTCTCACCTTATTGTGGTGACTCTCTTCTATGGCTCTGCAATTGGAGTCTACTTCCGGCCACTGTCCACCTACTCTGGTGACAAGGACAAAGTGACCACTGTCATGTACACTGTGGTGACCCCTATGCTCAACCCCATAATCTACAGCTTGAGGAATGCAGACATGAAAGCTGCCCTCCGCAAAGGAATGGAGAAGCTAAGAAAAGCTCTCGGGAAGCCAAGAGATGCCAAGCTGTGA